A genomic stretch from Dyella sp. M7H15-1 includes:
- a CDS encoding DNA ligase, translated as MHKTTRRVGALCALPLLIGLILYPAHAAAPAPSPVMLANVYHSGINLSDYWVSEKYDGVRGYWDGKQLLTRSGAVIHAPTWFIANWPKTPLDGELWAGREQFDMASATIRQDSPDDEAWRHIRYMVFDMPGQAATFDQRIPVLQRTVAALGVSWVQAVKQFKVADEAELKQRLDEVVQGGGEGLVLHRGVSLYHAGRNGDLLKLKPYDDAEAKVVGYAPGKGKYSGMMGALLVELPDGTRFRIGTGLSDELRRDPPPVGSMVTFRYQGMTSGGKPRFARFMRVRDEM; from the coding sequence ATGCATAAAACAACGCGACGAGTCGGCGCACTTTGCGCTCTGCCACTTCTTATCGGGCTAATCCTTTATCCGGCTCACGCTGCGGCGCCCGCGCCATCGCCAGTGATGCTGGCGAATGTCTACCACTCCGGCATCAACCTGAGCGACTACTGGGTCAGCGAAAAATACGATGGCGTACGTGGCTACTGGGATGGCAAACAGCTTCTCACCCGCAGTGGTGCCGTTATCCATGCGCCGACATGGTTCATCGCGAACTGGCCAAAAACTCCTCTGGACGGCGAACTTTGGGCCGGGCGTGAGCAGTTCGATATGGCTTCGGCCACGATCCGTCAGGATTCACCTGACGACGAAGCATGGCGCCATATTCGCTACATGGTGTTCGACATGCCTGGGCAGGCAGCAACGTTCGATCAGCGTATCCCTGTGCTTCAGCGAACGGTTGCAGCGCTCGGTGTGTCGTGGGTGCAAGCCGTAAAGCAATTCAAGGTGGCGGATGAAGCCGAATTGAAACAACGCCTCGATGAAGTCGTGCAAGGCGGGGGCGAGGGCCTGGTGCTGCATCGTGGCGTTTCGCTTTACCACGCCGGCCGCAATGGTGATCTGCTCAAGCTCAAGCCGTATGACGACGCCGAGGCAAAAGTGGTCGGCTATGCGCCTGGTAAAGGCAAGTACAGCGGCATGATGGGCGCCTTGCTGGTCGAGCTGCCTGACGGTACGCGTTTTCGCATTGGCACTGGCTTGAGCGACGAACTGCGCCGTGATCCACCGCCTGTCGGCAGCATGGTGACGTTTCGATATCAGGGCATGACATCAGGTGGTAAGCCTCGGTTTGCCCGTTTCATGCGTGTCCGGGACGAGATGTAA
- a CDS encoding DsbC family protein: protein MSKKFWLMLCTGVLAIHVGLAMAAATVSTPPPAANTPENIARQAILRLVPKAQIQSVVPAPMSGFYQVIASGHLVYVSADGKYVMNGDLIDATKGTSLTESAWAGYRKIELAKVPVADRIVFAPKNPKYTVTVFTDVTCPYCRVLHEQIEAFNKEGIAVQYLAWPRTGVTGDDGKPTASYNEMVSIWCASDRNDAFTAAKKGREPKSATCTNPVKDQFHLGLKLGVTGTPAVYAEDGTQIGGYLSPTDMLKAVQAHSISGG, encoded by the coding sequence ATGTCGAAGAAGTTCTGGTTGATGCTCTGCACTGGCGTGCTTGCGATCCATGTTGGCCTTGCCATGGCCGCGGCTACGGTTTCCACACCGCCACCGGCGGCCAATACGCCTGAAAACATTGCACGGCAGGCGATCCTGCGGCTGGTGCCCAAGGCGCAGATTCAATCGGTCGTTCCCGCACCCATGTCAGGCTTTTATCAGGTGATCGCCTCGGGCCATCTGGTTTATGTCAGCGCGGATGGCAAGTACGTGATGAATGGTGACCTGATTGACGCCACCAAGGGCACCAGCCTCACGGAAAGTGCCTGGGCCGGTTATCGCAAGATCGAACTGGCCAAGGTTCCCGTGGCTGACCGCATCGTATTCGCACCGAAAAATCCTAAATATACGGTGACGGTTTTTACCGACGTGACCTGTCCGTATTGCCGTGTTCTGCACGAACAAATCGAGGCGTTCAACAAGGAAGGCATCGCCGTGCAGTATCTCGCCTGGCCGCGCACCGGTGTAACCGGCGATGACGGCAAGCCCACCGCGTCATATAACGAAATGGTCTCGATCTGGTGCGCTTCCGATCGTAACGATGCGTTCACAGCGGCGAAGAAGGGGCGTGAGCCAAAGTCGGCTACGTGCACCAATCCGGTCAAGGACCAGTTCCACCTTGGCCTGAAACTGGGCGTTACTGGCACACCAGCCGTCTACGCTGAGGATGGCACCCAGATCGGCGGTTACCTTTCGCCGACAGATATGCTCAAAGCGGTACAGGCGCATTCCATCTCGGGTGGTTGA
- the xerD gene encoding site-specific tyrosine recombinase XerD, with protein MKVSTRKEQLSQEGPAGIAEADAQEIAAFVERVWSEDGLAQRTLDAYRQDLEILARWLAARGRTLRTARREDLTAFHGAQPVAVRSMARRQSAFRRFYASLARNDPGFDDPTLLIERPKMPRSLPKALAEREIEGLLDAPDVTTTLGLRDRAMFELMYASGLRVSELVELPLVALNTRQGVLRVIGKGGKDRLVPVGEVALERIQTYLSASRPILAKGKQPPALFLSKRGEGMTRQMFWTLVKRYAVSVGINAKRISPHVLRHSFATHLLNHGADLRALQMLLGHSSLSTTQIYTLVAKEGLKRLHAQHHPRG; from the coding sequence ATGAAAGTGAGTACACGTAAAGAGCAACTCAGTCAGGAAGGTCCGGCCGGTATCGCCGAGGCGGATGCGCAGGAGATCGCGGCCTTCGTCGAACGCGTCTGGTCGGAGGATGGTCTGGCCCAACGCACTTTGGATGCCTACCGCCAGGATCTGGAAATTTTGGCGCGCTGGCTTGCGGCGCGAGGACGCACTTTGCGCACGGCACGGCGCGAAGACCTGACGGCGTTTCACGGCGCGCAACCGGTCGCGGTGCGGTCCATGGCGCGGCGCCAGTCGGCCTTTCGTCGCTTCTATGCCTCCCTAGCGCGCAACGACCCCGGTTTCGATGATCCAACGCTGTTGATCGAGCGGCCGAAAATGCCGCGTAGCCTGCCTAAGGCGCTGGCAGAACGAGAGATAGAGGGGCTGCTCGATGCACCCGATGTCACCACCACCCTGGGGCTGCGTGACCGGGCCATGTTCGAGCTGATGTATGCCTCGGGCCTGCGCGTGTCCGAACTCGTGGAACTGCCGCTGGTGGCATTGAATACTCGTCAGGGTGTGCTGCGAGTCATCGGTAAGGGTGGCAAGGATCGCCTGGTGCCGGTGGGCGAGGTGGCGCTGGAGCGTATCCAGACCTATCTGTCCGCCTCGCGCCCGATACTGGCCAAGGGCAAGCAACCGCCTGCCTTGTTCCTCAGCAAGCGCGGGGAGGGCATGACTCGACAGATGTTCTGGACCCTGGTGAAGCGCTATGCGGTGTCGGTTGGCATCAACGCCAAGCGCATTTCGCCGCACGTGCTACGGCACTCCTTCGCCACCCATCTGTTGAACCATGGTGCCGATCTGCGTGCTTTGCAGATGCTGTTAGGCCACAGCTCCCTGAGCACGACGCAAATTTATACGCTGGTGGCCAAGGAAGGGCTGAAGCGCTTGCATGCCCAACATCATCCGCGCGGCTGA
- a CDS encoding RDD family protein encodes MTATTMNVICPLWRRWIALVYDLVAVLAIVMVVGLICQLATGGRLITAGAQVHIAWWYQPLQGIVVATYFVLSWLRGGQTLGMRSWRIRVTAGDGDPLSLRQAMIRVLVASLPLLLLLLAPAFGLNVALWTLAAGWIVWLLAAQFVPRRRTVYDLAAGTEIRRIG; translated from the coding sequence ATGACAGCGACAACGATGAACGTGATTTGCCCGCTTTGGCGGCGATGGATCGCCCTGGTCTACGACCTGGTCGCCGTGCTGGCGATCGTGATGGTGGTTGGCCTGATTTGCCAGTTGGCCACGGGCGGCCGACTGATCACCGCCGGCGCGCAAGTGCATATTGCATGGTGGTATCAACCACTGCAGGGCATCGTAGTAGCCACATACTTTGTGCTGTCCTGGCTGCGCGGTGGACAGACGCTGGGCATGCGCTCCTGGCGGATCCGGGTGACCGCCGGTGACGGCGACCCCTTGTCCCTGCGCCAGGCGATGATCCGGGTACTGGTTGCGTCCCTGCCCTTGCTGTTGCTACTGCTGGCACCGGCGTTTGGCCTCAACGTAGCACTGTGGACCTTGGCAGCCGGCTGGATAGTCTGGCTTTTGGCCGCACAGTTTGTTCCCCGCCGCCGCACCGTGTACGACCTCGCGGCCGGGACGGAAATTCGCCGAATCGGATGA
- the phaZ gene encoding polyhydroxyalkanoate depolymerase, with amino-acid sequence MLYQLHEWQRAFLGPLSYYAEASARMLTDPSSPLAQLPGAQRVAAGYELIHRLGKDYEKPSFDIHSITHPQGNQIAIIERIDLETPFCQLRRFKRFSDDPETIEKMKNEPVVLVVAPLSGHHATLLRDTVRTLLLDHKVYITDWIDARMVPASAGPFHLNDYVATIEQFIRHIGAESLHVISVCQPTVPVLAAISLLAARGEAAPRSMIMMGGPIDPRRSPTQVNNLAMTQPLSWFRGNVIHTVPNNYPGRGREVYPGFLQHAGFIAMNPNRHFNSHWDFYLNLLRGDLDDAQSHRKFYDEYNAVLDMPAEYYLDTISTVFQQFLLPRGLWEVNGERVNPAAIKRTSLLTVEGELDDISGIGQTEAAHDLCTGIPSTHRAHKVIDGAGHYGIFSGRRWREVVYPQVRDFIRRSDMTLVSKRA; translated from the coding sequence ATGCTTTATCAACTCCACGAATGGCAACGCGCCTTCCTTGGGCCGCTTAGTTACTACGCCGAAGCCAGCGCCCGGATGCTCACCGACCCCAGCAGCCCCCTGGCCCAGTTGCCGGGCGCGCAACGCGTGGCAGCCGGGTATGAGCTGATCCACCGCCTGGGCAAGGATTACGAGAAACCCTCGTTCGATATCCACAGCATCACCCATCCCCAGGGCAACCAGATCGCCATTATCGAGCGCATCGACCTGGAAACGCCATTCTGCCAGCTTCGCCGCTTCAAGCGCTTCAGCGACGATCCGGAAACCATCGAAAAGATGAAGAATGAGCCAGTGGTGCTAGTGGTCGCTCCGCTTTCGGGCCATCACGCGACACTGCTGCGCGATACGGTGCGCACCCTATTGCTCGACCACAAGGTGTACATCACTGACTGGATCGATGCGCGCATGGTCCCCGCTTCGGCCGGCCCGTTCCACCTGAACGACTACGTCGCGACCATTGAGCAGTTCATCCGCCACATTGGCGCCGAATCGCTGCACGTCATCTCGGTCTGCCAGCCCACCGTACCGGTGCTCGCCGCCATTTCGCTGTTAGCGGCGCGCGGCGAGGCCGCACCGCGCAGCATGATCATGATGGGCGGCCCCATCGATCCTCGCCGCAGCCCGACCCAGGTCAACAACCTGGCAATGACCCAGCCGCTGAGCTGGTTCAGGGGAAATGTGATCCACACCGTGCCCAACAATTATCCCGGGCGCGGTCGCGAGGTGTATCCGGGCTTTCTGCAGCACGCCGGATTCATTGCGATGAATCCGAATCGCCACTTCAACTCGCACTGGGATTTCTATCTCAACCTGCTGCGTGGCGATCTGGACGATGCACAGTCACATCGCAAGTTCTACGACGAATACAACGCCGTGCTCGACATGCCCGCGGAGTATTACCTCGACACCATCAGTACCGTGTTCCAGCAGTTCCTGCTGCCGCGCGGCCTGTGGGAGGTGAATGGCGAGCGCGTGAATCCCGCTGCGATCAAACGCACCAGCCTGCTGACCGTTGAAGGTGAGCTGGACGATATCTCCGGCATTGGACAAACCGAAGCGGCGCATGATCTGTGCACCGGCATTCCATCCACGCACCGCGCGCACAAAGTGATTGACGGCGCAGGGCACTACGGCATTTTCAGTGGTCGTCGCTGGCGTGAAGTGGTGTATCCGCAGGTGCGGGATTTCATCCGGCGGTCGGATATGACGCTGGTTTCCAAGCGCGCATAA
- the ltaE gene encoding low-specificity L-threonine aldolase, producing the protein MDWVDLHSDTVTRPTRAMRAAMLDAEVGDDVYGEDPAVNALQQRLAGDLGFEAGLFVPSGTQSNLLALMTHCERGDEYIVGADAHTYKFEGGGAAVLGSIQPQPIAHDVDGSLPLDKVAVAIKPIDPHFARTRLLALENTWHGRIMSMDYIRAARDFTKERGLALHLDGARLYNAAVASGVRPREITQHFDSVSICLSKGLGAPVGSVLVGSVALVDKARRWRKVAGGGWRQAGMLAAACMHALDHHVERLADDHARAARLAEGLSDIPGVKLLGLHTNMVFIDVPAECLRGLDAHLRAASVRIGIGYLPTLRLVTHLDIDDAGVERVIDAFRLFFAG; encoded by the coding sequence GTGGATTGGGTTGATTTACACAGCGACACGGTAACCAGGCCGACTCGCGCCATGCGAGCGGCGATGCTGGATGCCGAGGTGGGCGATGACGTCTATGGCGAAGATCCCGCCGTTAACGCGCTTCAGCAACGCCTTGCCGGAGATCTTGGCTTTGAAGCGGGTTTATTCGTGCCATCCGGTACGCAATCGAACCTGCTGGCCCTGATGACGCACTGCGAGCGCGGCGATGAGTACATCGTTGGCGCGGATGCGCATACGTACAAGTTCGAAGGTGGTGGTGCGGCGGTGTTAGGTTCGATCCAGCCGCAGCCGATAGCGCATGATGTGGATGGCTCGCTGCCATTGGACAAAGTGGCGGTCGCCATCAAGCCGATTGATCCGCACTTTGCACGTACTCGCCTGCTGGCGCTGGAAAACACCTGGCACGGGCGCATCATGTCGATGGACTACATCCGGGCCGCGCGTGATTTCACCAAGGAACGTGGGCTTGCGTTGCATCTGGATGGTGCGCGGCTTTATAACGCCGCTGTGGCGAGCGGTGTGAGGCCGAGGGAGATTACCCAACACTTCGACAGTGTTTCCATCTGCTTGTCGAAGGGTTTGGGTGCCCCAGTTGGTTCGGTATTGGTGGGCTCCGTCGCGCTGGTCGACAAGGCGCGTCGCTGGCGCAAGGTCGCTGGCGGCGGTTGGCGTCAGGCCGGCATGCTGGCCGCTGCGTGCATGCATGCGCTGGATCATCATGTTGAGCGTCTGGCCGATGACCACGCACGTGCGGCGCGCCTGGCGGAGGGTTTGAGTGATATTCCCGGTGTGAAGCTGCTTGGCCTGCACACCAACATGGTGTTCATCGATGTGCCAGCGGAATGCTTGCGTGGATTGGATGCGCATCTGCGTGCAGCGTCGGTGCGTATCGGTATTGGCTATCTGCCGACGCTGCGGTTGGTGACGCATCTGGATATCGATGATGCGGGTGTTGAAAGGGTGATCGATGCATTCCGACTATTCTTTGCCGGCTAA
- a CDS encoding ShlB/FhaC/HecB family hemolysin secretion/activation protein, which produces MDSKSIKDDHRARRYRLRWHWLPIAGLATLSPLAFGQEKPLTLDEQQQRLRTQQQALDRSVRTQAQDVRIGQHAATDFHSTELPMETPCFVLKQIRLVGEHSDAFGFVQRYLDHYAGRCVGHEGISLIVRRAGDLILDRGYVTTRVGLSEQDLSHDVLTLMLVPGVVHAIRKADNTPSGNWTWALPIRPGDLLNLRDIEQGLEQMKRVPSQDVTIDIAPTEVPGQSDLVITTKRSKPWRVVATLDDTGASTTGLYQAGLNVGLDNPLNANDTLSLGMTHDVFNGAGHGTQGYNANYSIPRGNWLFTAGVYGYRYQQTVEGFTQTFLSRGTSQSVDLGAQHLLYRDHHSKTTAEVHLGKRWAHSYIEDVELDSQRRHMSAIEAAITHRRYLGNAQLDLRLAERFGVPWFGGQRDPAGRTADDPTFRYRLTTLDASLNHPFSLAGQPAQWTSEFHAQYSHTPLYGSEYIAIGGRYTVRGFDGEQTLAAERGWYWRNTITQPIGSWPLMWYAGIDAGRVSGPGTAYIPGNTTLAGGFFGLRGTYKQLSWDVFAGKAMHGGKLLENTRPATGFQLVYAF; this is translated from the coding sequence ATGGATTCGAAAAGCATCAAGGACGATCACCGTGCACGTCGTTACCGTCTACGCTGGCACTGGCTACCGATCGCCGGATTGGCCACGCTTTCGCCCTTAGCATTTGGGCAAGAAAAACCCCTCACGCTCGACGAGCAGCAGCAACGCTTGCGTACCCAGCAGCAAGCGCTGGACCGTTCCGTGCGTACGCAAGCGCAAGATGTACGCATCGGCCAGCATGCCGCCACCGATTTCCACAGCACCGAACTCCCCATGGAAACCCCGTGTTTCGTGCTGAAGCAGATTCGCCTCGTCGGCGAGCACAGCGATGCCTTCGGCTTCGTGCAGCGCTATCTTGATCACTACGCCGGTCGTTGCGTGGGCCACGAAGGCATTAGCCTGATCGTGCGCCGTGCGGGCGATCTGATCCTGGATCGCGGCTATGTCACGACACGCGTGGGCCTGAGTGAACAGGATCTCTCCCACGACGTGCTGACGCTCATGCTTGTACCTGGCGTGGTGCATGCCATTCGCAAGGCCGATAACACGCCATCCGGTAATTGGACCTGGGCGCTGCCGATCCGCCCTGGCGACCTGCTTAATCTGCGCGACATCGAACAGGGTCTGGAGCAGATGAAGCGCGTTCCGTCGCAAGACGTCACTATCGACATCGCGCCGACCGAAGTGCCGGGCCAGTCCGATCTGGTCATCACCACCAAACGCAGCAAACCCTGGCGCGTGGTCGCCACACTGGACGATACAGGAGCATCCACCACTGGCCTGTATCAAGCGGGCCTTAACGTGGGGCTCGACAATCCGCTCAACGCCAACGACACGTTGTCGCTGGGCATGACGCACGATGTCTTCAATGGCGCCGGCCACGGCACACAAGGTTACAACGCCAATTATTCGATACCGCGCGGCAACTGGTTGTTCACCGCCGGCGTGTACGGCTATCGCTACCAGCAGACGGTGGAGGGATTCACGCAAACCTTTTTGAGCCGTGGCACCTCTCAATCCGTCGACCTTGGCGCGCAACACCTGCTGTATCGCGATCACCACAGCAAGACCACCGCCGAAGTGCATCTTGGCAAACGCTGGGCACATAGCTATATCGAAGACGTGGAGCTGGATTCGCAGCGCCGCCACATGAGCGCGATCGAAGCCGCTATCACGCATCGTCGCTATCTGGGCAACGCACAACTCGATCTGCGGCTGGCCGAGCGCTTCGGCGTGCCGTGGTTCGGCGGTCAGCGCGATCCGGCCGGCCGCACGGCAGACGACCCCACTTTCCGCTACCGGCTCACCACACTGGATGCCTCGCTCAACCATCCATTCTCGCTGGCCGGCCAGCCGGCGCAGTGGACCAGCGAATTCCACGCGCAATACAGCCATACACCGCTGTACGGCTCCGAATACATCGCCATCGGTGGCCGCTACACCGTGCGCGGTTTCGATGGCGAGCAAACGCTCGCCGCCGAGCGCGGCTGGTATTGGCGCAACACCATCACTCAGCCCATCGGAAGTTGGCCGCTGATGTGGTACGCCGGCATCGATGCCGGTCGTGTGAGTGGGCCAGGTACGGCGTACATCCCCGGCAACACCACGCTGGCCGGCGGTTTCTTCGGCTTGCGTGGCACGTACAAGCAGTTGAGCTGGGATGTGTTCGCCGGCAAGGCGATGCACGGCGGCAAGCTGCTGGAAAACACGCGGCCCGCCACAGGTTTTCAGCTCGTGTATGCGTTTTGA
- a CDS encoding IS5 family transposase (programmed frameshift), with translation MESSVTAAYRRHDISDEKWGLLEPHLPGQAGRWGRVAKDNRQFINAVFWILRTGAPWRDLPPEYGDWKNTHRRFCRWRDNGTWEGLLERVMDEPDFEWLMIDASHCKVHPHAAGARGGNQGIGPHKRGRNTKIHLAVDAHGMPVRILVTEGTRADCSQAAELIKDIPAEHLMADKGYDSDAIVEQAHEQGMQAHIPPRKNRKEPRDYDTYLYRHRHLVENAFLYLKQWRGVATRYAKNLSSFLAAVQIRCLVMWLRIL, from the exons ATGGAATCCTCTGTGACTGCGGCCTATCGACGCCATGACATCTCCGATGAAAAATGGGGTTTGCTTGAACCCCATTTGCCGGGTCAAGCGGGCCGATGGGGGCGTGTAGCCAAAGATAATCGGCAATTCATCAACGCAGTGTTCTGGATACTTCGCACCGGAGCGCCGTGGCGAGATTTACCACCCGAGTACGGCGATTGGAAGAATACCCATCGGCGCTTTTGTCGCTGGCGCGATAACGGCACATGGGAAGGTCTGTTGGAACGTGTGATGGATGAGCCGGACTTTGAGTGGCTGATGATCGATGCCAGTCACTGCAAGGTTCATCCTCATGCAGCGGGAGCTCGTGGCGGCAATCAGGGCATAGGTC CTCACAAAAGGGGGCGCAACACCAAGATACATTTGGCCGTGGATGCGCATGGTATGCCAGTCCGAATTCTTGTTACAGAGGGTACCCGGGCAGATTGTTCGCAGGCCGCGGAACTGATCAAAGACATTCCTGCTGAGCATCTCATGGCCGACAAAGGTTATGACAGTGATGCCATTGTTGAGCAGGCTCATGAGCAAGGCATGCAGGCGCATATTCCGCCACGTAAAAACCGAAAAGAGCCGCGCGACTACGACACGTACCTGTATCGTCATCGCCACCTGGTTGAGAATGCGTTTTTGTACCTGAAACAGTGGCGTGGTGTGGCGACACGCTACGCGAAGAATCTGTCCTCTTTCCTTGCCGCTGTGCAAATTCGCTGCCTCGTCATGTGGCTCAGAATCTTATGA
- a CDS encoding YqaE/Pmp3 family membrane protein, producing MRLLISLILPWLTFFTIGRPIAGVICLILQITLIGWLPATIWAVYALSQYKTDQKIKKALAQKN from the coding sequence ATGCGTTTGCTGATTTCTTTGATTCTTCCGTGGCTGACGTTCTTCACCATTGGAAGGCCGATTGCCGGGGTAATCTGCCTGATTCTCCAGATCACACTGATCGGATGGCTACCAGCGACGATCTGGGCCGTCTATGCCTTGAGCCAGTACAAGACCGACCAGAAGATCAAGAAGGCTCTCGCTCAAAAAAACTGA